The following proteins are co-located in the Pochonia chlamydosporia 170 chromosome 6, whole genome shotgun sequence genome:
- a CDS encoding heterokaryon incompatibility protein (similar to Coccidioides posadasii C735 delta SOWgp XP_003070435.1) produces MEQSPSAIRDAKDHITEIRSKRIVRDNDTRGSNTDVLKRTLDIIAERLYQKSTHFLLELIQNADDNHFKTRFPTLTFKYANRILQVGCNETGFTRENVDAICTAGDSSKIGVNQAGRYIGQKGIGFKSVFKATDVVWIQSGPYSFKFDKTQPLGIITPIWADFPGQVGALDESAKTQSGYTSFYLKLSEDYNEEELVKDLCSIDSRLLIFLQKLRRINLQVALKDGKILNKRLEKLDEPTTADGHCLLKENEQFIDYTVIRHTMALSKSQDHPPSEIVLAFPTSASTDLGSVSQDVYAFLPIQPYGFSFLLQADFALTANREDIDNSNTWNYSIVLDLQHAFVAAIKTIATKMLQYDWPLYIPLDSRSDIFSLFRSAVLTRLKAEKVLQSYSKDFFMPESLIYVPKEYLDSKGIPFTLGEHTQAKYLAPVYNETALPALEKLGVQKLTFDTFLHHLSSLIKDNFEAFRSKDDDWHSDLAAVLVPHVNNTTFNARMKELQIVPLRGTKKWISSNKNTIFFSKNDSNFEVPGGVEMLVVRQDAEADFNRQRLLSGLGVKSFDTVNVRQLILDLHADEARISKLSLDDLVSQAKFLYESNWEPAQIANIWFMSENENRRKGSMLYIDANPREKLSAAKLLANCRVDVEFLHPQYLSVFPKQSDAWKSWLQKYFGLAQIPRLVSKLPDGSFHLSEDFKFLFNEFPSSDILILLRDNWEHYSRWIEEDPKDKITESIFNRSRRKLIAELGSMPVLCKDGKKHQLKQTSLTDIDPDISASEIGFILDVPVPSKRAWRVLQQLGVSVELNVFFYFQCIQNMMSFEVSEVAMNLLYLKIQGRIDELDRDLRDFIKTQNFIYIPAQGARKFKWVRAKDCIWNETSHSNSDVCSLAGFYRACKRLFCQVAGVRDNEVDLYISEAKKINDQSKSTEISGLFLKISEVLRWDHTRTTADVVYGLLEDKIFPVKIEEDGSQFHHLSTAGDRENWYIADDIQQYQSFHKKIPLLAFQIDEISQMENLFDILRLGHRKLSTIAKRRINATGDISIHQEYTESLRTKMNYIARLMPRIVFDREDIYSLLCNTLVCQVTTVKQAWSILADGREIRGRASNTRVAEKIEDGWLFIFMIEKDILAASPPYELVEILARICHIRSLKHTSLLLSTLSLPNESEIRGLFLRQAVPEDRGFVEFMRKRGNRMVQRRPRRDKLFDVEEIPDVARDPPNAQSSGHQAKGTRKGDQRGVDNKTSQNVAENNSQIRWQKIEVPDRKTTFGSANHGSKPDADMRDYVNEAGNLGHEFQDITDPFDAVPQFGEHLGETLNPQQGEHIPNGQNFQPLSTSNGNSKKSTDSKDGAVGEKKPQNPSAVSDGDSQEPGPKWENSVAPPDKFLRRSKFRLLHDTLRRESSDNDQYLGELITSNFLKRRVKSYNPHQHWTSPMRKRAGYSSFKNKDDSHSTFTMPRNSHDVNDLFIHQGYSNAENWTLDPPQYHLEVTTIPGGTDSVFPISVSQLERARKYRLPDNPKHAPTHVLALIKISKLHSNMDFRIYVDPWQLYLSDTMRLSRGATLEARILRPSATFRTVSPPRRRKRSLFNCFKSPGQDARDRDDDGSLELDFSNSIQRRDRKRTNSYKYRSLEGATYMRVLAILPGSTDSELQGVLHHVKLGSAEPYMALSYSWGTQKPSKLLRTPEGVIQLTPTLHAALVKLRETDRHTMVWVDAICINQSDNKEKVDQVRLMANIFNTAARVAAYLGEEADDSGQALQTLAQVHAKVTSPKNWPVGLPAIPQSWGEEYIPPANDPVWNSITALFARAWFRRVWIIQEAVVAAKITVICGDWTIDWNDLVTAVENCDSEIKSGGEQYQDLHNIFSHFRILVQRRDDLAREETWALLGLLEFFRYAEATRQRDRLFALLNLAADKDEQQGFKPDYDCAFEDIVLRYGRAFVAQGRTLAMLYHAGLSSKRALKPGEDPNRFPSWIPDWTILRPKGLVESFRRGVPRAPQVKLALRARFEAGVDNELVIGALHADKVAHVSIEANIPSRARQYLQEISSTIDNHEGEYFPRERKSELKWRVPIANAQFPQITHSGLGRLKSSYRALMNLYEGKITPGTTSTSSRFVDAAGDKSAHAANNVIDDSVLQSHDAKSQDYLNTLHGCFDEWRFIVTKRGYFGIASRLVQVGDVVSLFGGSEILFLLRRGEHGAPWHSLIGDCYIHGISSEYFDDIEEEDVRLH; encoded by the exons ATGGAGCAGTCGCCCAGTGCTATTCGCGACGCGAAAGACCACATCACTGAAATAAGAAGCAAGAGAATAGTCCGTGACAACGACACAAGAGGTAGCAATACCGACGTCTTGAAGAGAACATTAGACAT AATTGCGGAGAGGCTATATCAAAAGTCGACTCACTTTCTCTTGGAGCTCATTCAAAATGCCGACGACAACCATTTTAAGACAAGGTTCCCAACTCTCACATTCAAATATGCGAATCGAATCCTGCAAGTCGGCTGCAATGAAACGGGGTTCACCCGCGAAAATGTCGACGCCATTTGCACTGCAGGCGATAGTTCGAAGATTGGGGTAAACCAGGCGGGGAGATACATTGGACAAAAGGGCATCGGCTTCAAGTCGGTGTTCAAAGCGACGGATGTAGTATGGATACAATCGGGACCTTATTCCTTCAAATTCGACAAGACTCAGCCTCTAGGCATTATTACTCCTATTTGGGCCGACTTTCCCGGCCAAGTTGGTGCTTTGGATGAATCGGCGAAGACGCAGTCAGGCTACACTAGCTTTTATCTGAAACTGTCGGAAGATTACAACGAGGAGGAACTAGTCAAGGATTTGTGCTCCATTGATTCAAGGCTGTTGATCTTTTTGCAGAAGTTGAGACGCATAAACCTGCAGGTGGCTCTGAAGGACGGCAAGATACTAAACAAGAGGCTTGAGAAACTGGATGAGCCTACCACCGCTGATGGGCATTGTTTACTCAAAGAGAACGAACAATTTATCGATTATACGGTCATCAGGCATACTATGGCACTGTCGAAAAGCCAGGATCATCCTCCATCAGAAATCGTGCTTGCATTTCCAACCTCTGCAAGCACTGATCTGGGGTCTGTATCACAGGATGTATACGCTTTCCTTCCAATTCAGCCTTATGGTTTTAGT TTTCTATTGCAAGCGGACTTTGCCCTTACGGCGAATCGCGAAGACATCGACAATTCCAATACATGGAATTACAGCATTGTCCTCGACCTCCAGCACGCATTTGTTGCCGCTATTAAAACTATCGCCACCAAGATGCTTCAATATGATTGGCCATTATATATTCCGCTCGATTCTCGCTCTGACATCTTTTCATTATTCCGTTCCGCCGtcttgaccagactcaagGCGGAAAAGGTTCTTCAGTCATATTCAAAGGATTTCTTCATGCCAGAATCTCTCATTTATGTACCTAAAGAATATTTGGACAGCAAAGGCATTCCCTTTACTTTGGGGGAACACACCCAGGCCAAATACCTAGCTCCTGTGTATAATGAGACCGCTCTACCAGCGCTGGAGAAACTCGGCGTGCAGAAACTAACCTTCGACACCTTTCTCCACCATTTAAGCTCTCTTATTAAAGATAATTTTGAGGCATTCAGGAGTAAGGACGACGACTGGCACTCTGATCTTGCAGCGGTTCTTGTTCCCCACGTTAACAATACGACGTTCAATGCGAGGATGAAGGAGCTTCAAATTGTTCCTTTGCGAGGAACGAAGAAGTGGATTAGTTCTAACAAGAACACGATTTTCTTCTCTAAGAATGATAGCAATTTTGAAGTCCCAGGGGGCgtggagatgttggtggtaCGGCAAGACGCGGAGGCGGACTTTAATCGGCAACGGCTACTCAGTGGTCTTGGAGTCAAATCATTTGATACCGTCAATGTCCGTCAACTTATTCTGGACTTGCACGCCGATGAAGCACGGATTTCCAAGTTATCTTTGGATGATCTGGTCTCCCAGGCCAAGTTTCTATACGAGTCCAATTGGGAACCGGCCCAGATTGCAAATATTTGGTTCATGAGTGAGAATGAAAATCGTCGCAAGGGCTCAATGCTCTACATCGATGCAAATCCGCGTGAAAAGCTCTCGGCTGCAAAATTATTGGCAAATTGCAGAGTCGACGTTGAATTTCTACATCCGCAATACCTGTCGGTATTCCCCAAACAATCTGACGCCTGGAAATCATGGCTTCAAAAGTACTTTGGTCTCGCCCAAATTCCTCGGCTTGTTTCTAAGTTACCGGATGGTTCGTTCCATCTATCCGAAGACTTCAAATTTTTGTTCAACGAGTTCCCTTCGTCAGATATTCTCATTCTTCTTCGAGATAATTGGGAACACTACTCGCGCTGGATTGAAGAGGACCCCAAAGACAAAATCACCGAATCGATCTTCAATCGGTCTAGGAGAAAGCTCATCGCAGAGCTTGGGAGCATGCCTGTCCTGTGTAAGGACGGCAAGAAACATCAATTGAAGCAAACATCCCTCACGGACATCGACCCTGATATCTCAGCCAGTGAGATTGGATTTATTCTCGACGTACCTGTGCCCTCGAAGCGCGCTTGGAGGGTGTTGCAGCAACTTGGTGTTTCTGTGGAACTTAATGTTTTCTTCTACTTCCAATGCATACAGAATATGATGTCGTTTGAAGTCTCTGAAGTTGCTATGAACCTCCTATACCTGAAGATACAAGGTCGGATAGATGAACTGGATCGAGATTTGAG GGACTTTATAAAAACCCAAAACTTCATCTACATCCCGGCGCAAGGAGCGAGGAAGTTCAAGTGGGTTAGGGCGAAGGACTGTATTTGGAATGAGACGAGTCACTCCAACTCCGATGTATGCTCGCTCGCCGGATTCTATCGAGCGTGCAAACGATTGTTCTGTCAAGTCGCCGGAGTTCGTGACAACGAGGTTGACTTGTACATCTCAGAAGCCAAAAAGATCAATGATCAGAGCAAATCGACTGAGATTTCCGGCTTGTTTCTCAAAATTAGCGAAGTGCTGAGATGGGACCACACGCGAACGACAGCGGATGTTGTTTACGGACTGTTGGAAGACAAGATCTTTCCAGTCaagattgaagaagacggctCTCAATTCCATCATCTAAGCACTGCCGGCGACCGCGAAAATTGGTATATTGCAGATGATATTCAACAATACCAAAGCTTCCACAAGAAAATTCCACTGCTGGCATTCCAAATTGACGAAATTTCTCAGATGGAGAATCTTTTTGACATACTTCGTCTCGGCCATCGAAAATTATCGACAATAGCAAAGAGAAGGATAAATGCGACAGGTGATATTAGCATCCACCAAGAGTACACAGAAAGCCTGAGAACGAAAATGAACTACATTGCCCG CTTAATGCCACGAATAGTTTTTGATCGAGAAGATATCTACTCCCTACTCTGCAACACTCTAGTATGCCAAGTCACAACTGTCAAACAAGCATGGTCTATTCTTGCGGACGGACGGGAAATCAGAGGTCGTGCCAGCAATACTAGAGTTGCAGAAAAGATAGAGGATGGCTGGCTGTTTATCTTTATGATTGAGAAGgacatcttggctgcttctccaCCGTACGAACTGGTGGAGATCTTGGCACGCATCTGCCACATAAGGAGCCTCAAGCACACGAGCCTTTTGCTTTcgaccttgagcttgccaaacGAGAGTGAGATTCGGGGTCTGTTTCTCAGACAAGCAGTTCCTGAAGACCGTGGATTCGTAGAGTTTATGAGGAAACGAG GAAACCGCATGGTCCAGAGGCGGCCACGCCGCGACAAGTTGTTCGATGTTGAAGAGATTCCGGATGTAGCAAGAGATCCGCCAAACGCCCAAAGCTCGGGACATCAGGCCAAGGGCACAAGAAAAGGAGACCAGCGCGGTGTGGACAATAAGACATCTCAAAATGTGGCTGAGAATAATTCTCAAATCCGGTGGCAGAAGATTGAAGTGCCTGACCGCAAGACAACTTTTGGCTCGGCAAATCATGGGAGCAAGCCTGATGCAGATATGCGAGACTACGTCAACGAAGCTGGTAACCTAGGACATGAGTTCCAAGACATCACCGATCCCTTCGACGCAGTTCCCCAGTTTGGAGAACACCTAGGCGAGACCCTCAATCCACAGCAAGGAGAGCATATTCCCAACGGGCAGAATTTTCAACCTTTGAGCACCTCTAATGGCAACTCCAAAAAATCTACGGATTCTAAAGACGGGGCTGTAGGCGAGAAGAAGCCCCAGAATCCGTCTGCGGTAAGCGACGGTGACTCTCAAGAGCCAGGTCCAAAGTGGGAGAACAGCGTAGCTCCGCCGGATAAGTTTCTACGGCGATCGAAATTTAGGTTGCTTCATGATACACTCAGAAGGGAATCGTCTGATAACGACCAGTATTTGGGGGAACTCATC ACCTCGAACTTTCTCAAAAGAAGAGTGAAGAGCTATAACCCACATCAGCATTGGACTAGCCCAATGAGAAAAAGAGCCGGATACTCTTCTTTCAAAAACAAGGATGACTCACATTCAACGTTTACCATGCCCAGGAACTCACATGATGTGAACGACCTCTTTATTCACCAGGGGTATTCCAATGCTGAAAACTGGACCCTCGATCCGCCACAGTACCACCTGGAAGTGACAACAATACCGGGGGGTACTGACTCTGTATTTCCAATAAGTGTCTCGCAGCTCGAAAGG GCGCGGAAATACAGACTCCCAGACAACCCTAAGCATGCACCCACCCACGTATTGGCTTTGATCAAGATTTCGAAACTCCATTCCAACATGGATTTCCGCATATATGTAGATCCTTGGCAGTTATATCTATCGGATACAATGCGCCTGAGTCGTGGAGCAACACTCGAAGCTAGAATTCTAAGGCCAAGCGCAACGTTCCGAACTGTGTCACCGCCTCGTCGACGGAAACGAAGTCTTTTCAACTGCTTCAAGTCACCTGGACAAGATGCTAGGGACAGGGATGATGACGGCTCTCTAGAGCTTGACTTCAGCAATAGCATTCAAAGACGGGACAGAAAACGCACAAATTCGTACAAGTATCGATCTCTTGAAGGGGCCACATACATGCGAGTATTGGCGATTCTTCCCGGCTCCACCGACTCGGAATTGCAAGGCGTCCTCCATCATGTTAAGTTGGGGTCTGCCGAGCCGTACATGGCCCTTTCATATTCTTGGGGCACCCAGAAACCCAGCAAGTTGCTGAGGACACCGGAGGGGGTAATTCAGTTGACACCCACGCTTCATGCTGCCCTCGTAAAACTTCGGGAGACTGATAGGCACACCATGGTGTGGGTGGATGCCATATGCATCAATCAATCTGACAACAAGGAAAAAGTCGATCAGGTTCGCCTGATGGCAAATATATTCAACACAGCCGCCCGTGTAGCCGCTTACTTAGGAGAGGAAGCTGACGACAGTGGTCAGGCGTTGCAGACATTGGCGCAGGTTCACGCCAAAGTCACATCTCCCAAAAACTGGCCCGTCGGGCTGCCAGCGATTCCACAGTCGTGGGGAGAGGAATACATTCCCCCGGCTAATGACCCGGTATGGAATTCTATTACCGCGCTGTTCGCTCGAGCATGGTTTCGGAGAGTTTGGATTATACAAGAAGCTGTGGTTGCCGCCAAAATAACAGTCATATGTGGCGACTGGACTATCGATTGGAATGACCTCGTCACTGCAGTGGAGAATTGTGACAGTGagatcaagtctggtggtgagCAATACCAGGATTTGCATAACATATTCTCACATTTTCGAATACTAGTCCAACGGCGCGATGACTTGGCCCGGGAGGAAACATGGGCACTACTTGGTCTACTTGAATTCTTCAGATACGCAGAGGCAACAAGACAGCGTGATCGCCTGTTCGCCCTGCTGAACCTGGCGGCTGACAAGGATGAGCAACAAGGATTTAAGCCCGACTACGATTGCGCATTTGAGGATATTGTGCTTCGCTACGGACGAGCATTTGTTGCACAGGGCCGTACACTGGCAATGTTATACCACGCAGGGTTGAGCTCGAAGAGAGCCCTCAAGCCTGGTGAAGATCCCAATCGCTTCCCCTCTTGGATACCAGACTGGACGATTTTGAGACCCAAAGGTCTCGTGGAATCTTTTAGGCGTGGTGTGCCGCGAGCGCCTCAGGTGAAACTCGCACTACGTGCGCGGTTTGAGGCTGGCGTTGACAACGAGCTCGTCATCGGGGCCCTTCATGCAGACAAAGTAGCCCATGTCAGCATTGAGGCAAACATTCCATCGCGAGCTCGCCAGTATCTTCAAGAGATTAGCAGCACCATTGACAACCATGAGGGAGAGTATTTTCCACGCGAGCGTAAATCGGAACTCAAGTGGAGAGTTCCCATAGCCAATGCTCAGTTCCCACAAATAACACATTCGGGCCTTGGCAGGCTAAAGTCATCATACCGAGCATTAATGAATCTATATGAAGGCAAAATCACCCCTGGAACAACTAGCACGTCTTCAAGGTTTGTGGATGCAGCGGGTGATAAGTCTGCCCATGCAGCCAACAACGTTATAGACGACTCTGTTTTGCAGTCTCACGATGCAAAGAGCCAAGATTACCTCAACACCTTACATGGGTGTTTTGACGAGTGGAGGTTTATAGTGACCAAAAGGGGCTACTTTGGGATTGCTTCGCGACTGGTTCAAGTAGGAGATGTTGTTAGCCTATTTGGAGGCAGCGAgatcctcttccttcttcgAAGAGGTGAACATGGGGCTCCGTGGCACAGCCTCATCGGCGATTGCTATATCCATGGTATTAGCTCGGAGTATTTCGATGAtattgaggaagaggacgTTAGGTTACATTAG
- a CDS encoding tap domain-containing protein (similar to Eutypa lata UCREL1 XP_007790296.1), producing the protein MGNVPFEKAPLLEPERNEGDDTSNQVDAPQPSARRPWRPFLRIFIAVTVLCLLFRPHWPHWRWPHRCHHRPRHPSFGRFPQKDDPFHFIPCTKDSVLPPLDDPRPEHTWAKRFDPDPRHWSWGNATEGHKGPHEPHEPHKPHNPHYPGKPGEPGEPRKPGHPELPHPRLPHLKPPHHVHPHHHPPHHDLYAGRGIYLCGYIDVPLDYTNKSDTRIARLAVTKYQVSGLAHHGHKRHHGKPHQGKPRHGAGTKSERTIVIEPGGPGGSGTSMAWRSSEEISKRFSDGKYDVLGWDPRGVNASLPDISCFPYDVDRDHWLMRMSQYRETSPSPRAQLEFFDAMSDSILSACQKLHGDLPRFVSTAFVARDLEQIRLALGEDGLTGYLVSYGTGIGQTYAGMFPNSVGRMILDGTEYVRDHRVLGGFGWTALDNGTDAFHDGLLGECINAGPEHCALAKPHEGKAVTLEDLEKRMTTLIQALIKRPLVSYTKSSGPSLITYSNLVGLLYGAMYNAKGWPALAQMLHELEAGNTTLAATMLERSVWEYDPTKPPPPNKRPSSEELGTLVICADQYDSPEPEDGMDWYESLWANMTAKSWIAGNSRFQNIFPCRHFTKYWPKPAEVYRGDLNKTLSNPILLIAETYDPATPLRNGRRLLGEMGENARLIAHHGYGHSSRDTSKCTDEIAKAYIMEGKVPKEQETACYADEKPYMYGAKKDGAQVQRDPLEIWDEHIRELAILNPRLLG; encoded by the coding sequence ATGGGCAACGTGCCTTTTGAGAAGGCTCCTCTCCTTGAGCCCGAGAGAAATGAGGGAGACGACACCAGCAACCAAGTAGACGCTCCCCAGCCGTCAGCCAGACGTCCATGGCGACCTTTCCTTAGGATTTTCATTGCCGTTACGGTCTTGTGCCTGTTGTTTAGGCCACACTGGCCGCATTGGAGATGGCCTCATCGGTgccatcatcgccctcgACATCCGTCGTTTGGCAGATTCCCGCAGAAGGACGACCCCTTCCACTTCATTCCCTGTACCAAGGACTCGGTGCTGCCCCCTCTTGATGATCCTCGACCCGAACATACATGGGCGAAGAGGTTTGACCCTGATCCAAGACACTGGAGCTGGGGCAATGCAACAGAGGGACACAAAGGCCCTCACGAACCTCACGAGCCTCATAAACCTCATAATCCACACTATCCCGGAAAACCTGGAGAGCCCGGTGAACCTAGAAAGCCTGGGCATCCCGAGCTACCTCATCCAAGACTGCCTCACCTTAAACCGCCTCATCATGtacatcctcaccaccacccgcCCCATCACGACCTGTACGCCGGTCGGGGTATCTACCTCTGTGGATATATTGATGTTCCTCTGGATTATACCAACAAGTCAGATACCCGCATTGCTCGTCTTGCAGTGACCAAATACCAAGTGTCGGGTCTTGCTCACCATGGCCATAAACGACACCACGGCAAGCCCCACCAAGGCAAGCCTCGCCACGGTGCTGGTACCAAGAGCGAACGTACCATTGTCATTGAGCCTGGCGGTCCCGGCGGCAGTGGAACTTCCATGGCTTGGCGATCTTCAGAGGAGATTTCGAAGCGATTTAGCGATGGAAAGTATGATGTGCTTGGATGGGACCCTCGTGGTGTCAATGCCTCTTTGCCTGACATCTCCTGCTTCCCATACGATGTGGATAGGGATCATTGGTTGATGCGCATGTCCCAGTATCGCGAGACTTCGCCCTCCCCCCGTGCTCAACTAGAGTTCTTCGATGCCATGAGCGATTCCATACTCAGCGCATGTCAGAAACTCCACGGAGACCTTCCTCGTTTCGTTTCGACAGCCTTTGTTGCCCGGGACTTGGAGCAGATTCGACTGGCTCTGGGCGAAGATGGACTTACCGGGTATCTGGTCAGTTACGGAACCGGTATTGGCCAAACGTATGCCGGTATGTTCCCCAATAGCGTTGGAAGGATGATTCTGGATGGAACCGAATATGTGCGTGATCACCGTGTTCTCGGCGGTTTTGGCTGGACGGCCTTGGACAATGGAACAGATGCCTTCCATGACGGGCTATTGGGAGAATGCATCAATGCCGGTCCTGAGCATTGTGCATTGGCAAAGCCCCATGAAGGCAAAGCGGTCACCTTGGAAGATCTTGAGAAGCGAATGACCACTTTGATCCAGGCTCTCATCAAACGACCACTTGTGTCCTATACCAAATCCTCTGGCCCTTCATTGATTACGTATTCAAACCTTGTGGGATTGCTGTATGGGGCCATGTACAATGCCAAAGGCTGGCCGGCCCTGGCCCAGATGCTCCATGAGTTGGAGGCTGGCAACACAACTCTTGCGGCAACCATGCTCGAGCGTAGCGTCTGGGAATATGATCCtaccaaaccaccaccaccaaacaaacGTCCAAGCTCTGAAGAGCTTGGTACTTTGGTCATTTGCGCTGACCAGTACGATTCACCAGAACCGGAGGATGGTATGGACTGGTATGAATCACTCTGGGCTAACATGACGGCCAAGTCCTGGATTGCGGGAAATTCTCGATTCCAAAACATCTTTCCTTGCAGGCACTTTACTAAGTACTGGCCCAAGCCAGCTGAAGTCTACCGTGGCGATTTGAACAAGACTTTGAGCAACCCAATTCTGCTGATTGCTGAGACCTATGATCCAGCTACGCCATTGCGCAACGGCAGACGTCTTTTAGGCGAGATGGGCGAGAATGCCAGGCTGATTGCGCACCACGGCTATGGACATTCGTCGAGGGACACATCCAAGTGTACTGATGAGATTGCCAAAGCCTACATAATGGAGGGCAAGGTACCCAAGGAGCAGGAAACAGCCTGTTACGCGGATGAGAAACCTTATATGTACGGTGCAAAGAAAGATGGTGCTCAGGTGCAGAGAGATCCTCTTGAGATTTGGGATGAGCACATCAGGGAATTGGCTATTTTGAACCCTAGGCTTTTAGGATAA